The Bremerella cremea genome window below encodes:
- a CDS encoding TRAFAC clade GTPase domain-containing protein: protein MNKHHCSETDCDLRTGCQRGELYPKDCQYYESSEDATTSKADYDSPIPWHGSVLGLADLQHVAARGRPHLIGLVGTHNSGKTTFLTSVYLKLFQGARIPDKRFSGSFSLSAWESLANNLRYPNETPAMFPRHTPNTEDRVPGLLHLAFRNSRNRLEDYLFTDAPGEWFSNWSTNRSAENAKGARWIAKFSDSILFFIDCEELAGENVGTTRNSITQLAQRLADEVEDKRVLIIWSKHDIQLDPIIHEQISTRLADYLPAAKHFNISVYEDDHLGIQTVAKELLGRLDFQGTRITIKVPIRADNPFFTFRSV from the coding sequence ATGAATAAGCACCATTGCAGTGAAACTGACTGTGACCTTCGAACTGGTTGTCAAAGGGGTGAACTTTATCCCAAAGATTGCCAGTACTACGAATCCAGCGAAGACGCGACAACAAGCAAAGCTGATTATGACAGCCCTATTCCTTGGCATGGGAGCGTACTTGGACTCGCGGACTTACAGCACGTTGCCGCTCGCGGGCGACCTCACTTGATTGGATTAGTTGGAACACATAATTCAGGCAAGACAACCTTCCTCACTTCCGTATACCTGAAGCTTTTTCAAGGGGCTCGTATACCCGACAAGCGATTTTCAGGTTCATTTTCGTTAAGTGCGTGGGAAAGCCTCGCTAACAATCTTCGATATCCAAACGAAACGCCAGCGATGTTCCCTCGGCATACGCCCAACACTGAGGACCGTGTCCCAGGCCTACTCCATCTTGCGTTTCGGAATTCAAGGAATCGCCTCGAAGACTATCTGTTTACGGATGCCCCTGGAGAATGGTTCTCCAACTGGAGCACCAATCGCAGTGCCGAAAACGCGAAGGGGGCCCGATGGATAGCAAAATTCTCTGACTCAATTCTGTTTTTCATCGATTGCGAAGAGTTGGCTGGCGAGAATGTCGGAACCACGCGAAATTCTATAACCCAACTTGCACAACGCCTTGCAGATGAAGTCGAAGACAAACGAGTATTGATAATCTGGTCGAAACATGACATTCAGTTGGACCCGATTATCCACGAACAGATTTCGACTCGACTCGCGGATTACCTTCCTGCGGCCAAGCACTTTAACATTTCGGTTTATGAAGACGACCATTTGGGGATTCAGACGGTTGCCAAGGAACTGTTAGGCCGCCTCGACTTCCAGGGAACTAGAATCACGATCAAAGTACCTATACGTGCCGACAACCCCTTTTTCACCTTTCGTTCTGTCTAG
- a CDS encoding tyrosine-type recombinase/integrase: MASVTRNKDAQGKWRYRIQFYDAEKRRHSRQLGRVSKQHADTVAGHIQNLVDVKKSNAELNAKTDGWLRNEAPKNLVNWLAELGLCDSIRRQKLGEFISAYIQSRENSKPNTIRNYTNSQKKLTDFFGEDRFLDEISEGDADEWHQSLINYRYSKATISKAIKHAKHFFTKAKRRDLVRINPFQHLKAGGERNESRNFFVERDVIDKAISETPEIEMKLVITLARYGGLRCPSEIQALEWCDIDWDKGRIKVKSPKTEHHGKSHRVIPLFPELIPLLREAHDSAEDKAGFVITKYRNKNANLRTQFKRILTQAGITPWERLFQNLRTSRQNELADEYPMHVVIEWMGNSELVALKHYLKVKESHFREATRAKTSAVGDESVPKSTPQVEAAKSTEEQEPHEGKALTSETVADTGLTKGQKVPPRGVEPLFSG, translated from the coding sequence ATGGCAAGTGTAACACGAAATAAAGATGCCCAGGGCAAGTGGCGATATCGGATTCAATTCTACGATGCTGAAAAACGTCGGCATTCTCGTCAGCTTGGGAGAGTGAGCAAGCAACACGCCGATACAGTTGCTGGGCACATCCAGAATCTCGTAGATGTAAAGAAGTCCAACGCAGAGTTGAACGCGAAGACTGATGGCTGGCTACGAAATGAAGCTCCGAAGAACTTGGTGAATTGGCTCGCAGAACTAGGCCTTTGCGATAGCATTCGGAGGCAGAAATTGGGTGAGTTCATTTCCGCCTACATCCAATCTCGGGAAAATTCAAAACCCAATACCATTCGCAACTATACCAACAGCCAGAAAAAGCTAACGGACTTTTTTGGTGAGGATCGGTTCCTAGACGAGATTAGCGAAGGCGACGCCGATGAATGGCATCAGTCGCTGATCAATTACCGCTACAGCAAAGCCACGATCAGCAAGGCCATCAAGCACGCCAAACACTTTTTCACGAAGGCTAAACGCAGAGATCTCGTCAGGATCAATCCGTTTCAACACCTAAAGGCAGGAGGAGAACGAAACGAAAGCCGTAACTTCTTCGTTGAACGGGACGTAATCGACAAGGCAATTTCTGAGACACCTGAAATCGAGATGAAGCTTGTCATCACTTTGGCACGCTACGGTGGGCTTCGGTGCCCCAGCGAGATTCAAGCTCTCGAATGGTGCGACATCGACTGGGATAAAGGACGAATCAAAGTCAAATCCCCCAAAACTGAGCACCACGGCAAATCACACCGCGTCATTCCACTATTCCCAGAACTGATTCCTCTGCTTCGCGAAGCTCATGATTCCGCCGAGGATAAAGCCGGTTTCGTGATAACCAAGTATCGAAACAAGAACGCGAACCTTCGAACTCAGTTCAAGAGAATCCTAACCCAAGCTGGTATCACCCCATGGGAAAGGCTTTTTCAAAATCTGCGAACGTCGCGGCAAAACGAACTTGCAGACGAATACCCAATGCATGTAGTGATTGAATGGATGGGCAATTCCGAGCTTGTGGCGTTGAAGCATTACCTGAAGGTCAAGGAATCACACTTTAGAGAGGCAACGCGAGCTAAAACTAGCGCCGTTGGTGATGAAAGTGTGCCAAAATCAACGCCGCAGGTTGAAGCGGCGAAAAGCACAGAAGAGCAGGAACCCCATGAGGGGAAAGCACTTACATCAGAAACTGTTGCAGACACTGGACTTACGAAAGGCCAGAAAGTACCCCCTAGGGGAGTCGAACCCCTGTTTTCGGGCTGA
- a CDS encoding recombinase family protein: MAKTIAIYVRVSTQQQDFRSQEPDLQQWADAQNGRIKWYRDKATGKRMNRPAWNELEFALRMGKIFQVVVWRIDRLGRTVSGLASLFDEFQDRNINFVSLKDGVDLSTSAGRLMANMLASVAQYETELRGERVAAGQAAARAKGKRWGGSQAGKRKKVTSTQEKAVLAMKAAGEPITAIAKAVGLSRPTIYSILETP, from the coding sequence ATGGCCAAGACAATCGCGATTTACGTACGCGTTTCTACGCAACAACAAGATTTCAGATCCCAGGAACCCGACCTCCAACAATGGGCGGACGCACAAAACGGAAGGATCAAGTGGTATCGGGATAAAGCAACTGGAAAGCGGATGAACCGTCCTGCTTGGAATGAATTGGAATTCGCACTACGGATGGGCAAAATCTTCCAGGTAGTCGTCTGGAGAATCGATCGATTGGGACGCACGGTCAGCGGCCTTGCTTCGCTCTTCGACGAATTCCAAGACCGGAACATCAACTTTGTCAGCCTCAAAGATGGAGTCGATCTCTCTACCTCAGCCGGTCGGCTGATGGCGAATATGCTCGCGAGCGTCGCTCAATACGAAACCGAATTGCGTGGTGAGAGGGTAGCCGCTGGCCAAGCTGCTGCCCGAGCAAAGGGAAAACGCTGGGGAGGCTCTCAGGCGGGCAAACGGAAAAAGGTTACATCAACGCAGGAAAAGGCAGTTTTAGCGATGAAGGCTGCGGGCGAACCAATCACTGCGATTGCAAAGGCCGTGGGATTGTCGCGTCCGACGATCTACAGCATTCTGGAAACACCATAG
- a CDS encoding GTPase-associated system all-helical protein GASH has translation MSNPGSFLNTFLGLQLLDIGDDDGRYANLEEAAASIKSELESNPWQLARYVRVGLDKDVAPAEPVLDEVEEAIKAQWKLFRNKHTDRPISILRAVLWEAIGRLANDDDQLVIIGLTAKSESKYSNLGPEASSCQQLIDLAVEKLESKAIEAWTNVPQIELHEEQLKILQVNEKSLTANILAACGPEGTEGAIEGANPTWPASNQQWSSVFSQKVGRAVALAINSLVQPAQRNLFNIAEDLTRQFNDEMLVVSRKTDLLWWGQSKFCLSTSTGFSDIPKLAMPFLLALDVHRLAPVLCPHSVEHYLASMVSDAAHRTKKTTIRPVIDALVAKEFQEIVAQAVEDVPDLPGRCGLLGALKRTLADTNALDNIENDLSIGTNELSLAEIAQLFFRELQLIYVADSYDAGESDE, from the coding sequence ATGTCAAATCCAGGAAGTTTTCTGAACACGTTTCTGGGTCTTCAGTTGCTTGACATTGGGGACGACGATGGAAGATATGCGAACCTTGAGGAAGCAGCGGCATCCATAAAGTCAGAACTTGAGTCGAATCCATGGCAGCTCGCACGCTACGTCAGAGTAGGCCTGGACAAAGATGTTGCGCCGGCAGAACCAGTATTGGATGAAGTCGAAGAAGCAATTAAAGCTCAATGGAAACTTTTCAGAAACAAGCACACTGACCGCCCGATTTCCATATTGCGAGCAGTTCTCTGGGAGGCGATCGGGCGACTAGCGAATGACGACGACCAATTAGTAATCATCGGACTGACAGCCAAATCCGAGTCCAAATACTCTAACCTCGGTCCCGAGGCGAGTTCTTGTCAGCAGTTAATCGATCTTGCAGTTGAAAAACTTGAGTCCAAGGCTATCGAGGCGTGGACAAATGTTCCCCAAATAGAATTGCATGAGGAGCAACTCAAGATTCTACAGGTGAACGAAAAAAGTCTGACTGCGAATATCTTGGCAGCATGTGGACCAGAAGGCACGGAAGGTGCAATTGAGGGAGCCAATCCGACTTGGCCGGCTAGCAATCAACAATGGTCATCAGTATTTAGCCAGAAAGTTGGCCGTGCAGTTGCACTTGCCATCAATAGCCTAGTTCAACCAGCTCAGCGAAACCTATTCAATATCGCAGAGGACCTTACAAGACAATTCAATGACGAGATGCTCGTCGTCTCTCGCAAGACTGACCTACTCTGGTGGGGTCAATCAAAATTCTGTTTATCGACATCGACGGGCTTTAGCGACATTCCCAAATTGGCGATGCCTTTCCTGTTGGCACTGGACGTCCATCGGCTCGCACCTGTTCTCTGCCCGCATTCTGTTGAGCACTATTTGGCATCTATGGTAAGTGACGCCGCTCATCGAACGAAAAAGACAACTATTCGTCCGGTGATCGACGCTCTCGTCGCCAAAGAGTTTCAAGAAATCGTAGCCCAAGCCGTCGAAGATGTCCCCGATCTTCCCGGAAGATGCGGTTTACTTGGTGCGCTTAAGCGTACGCTCGCTGACACAAATGCTCTAGATAACATTGAAAACGATCTCTCAATCGGAACTAACGAGCTGTCACTTGCGGAAATTGCACAGTTGTTCTTTCGTGAACTTCAACTGATCTACGTGGCGGATTCGTATGATGCGGGAGAATCCGATGAATAA
- a CDS encoding helix-turn-helix domain-containing protein, with product MSKSKSNPLLLAPPKEAAAILGISPRLLWQLTKNGEIACVRIGTGKRKRVRYAHSDLDEFVKNNTHVSPKYSR from the coding sequence ATGTCCAAATCCAAATCGAATCCCCTTCTTCTAGCTCCACCTAAAGAAGCTGCGGCAATCTTGGGAATATCGCCCCGACTACTTTGGCAATTAACCAAAAACGGAGAAATAGCTTGCGTCCGAATCGGAACGGGCAAGAGGAAACGAGTGCGATACGCACATTCCGACCTCGATGAGTTCGTGAAAAACAATACCCACGTTTCGCCAAAATATAGCCGCTAA
- a CDS encoding effector-associated domain EAD1-containing protein, whose translation MKVEFAAYGDKKGAHALKISSFQASVVEKTLQITDLAWGLPDSLGSSPMYRARAIDDYFVLTKTIRDTNASRPGMAATTAAFFPLDEVIQVPSFRSLLDLLPDPSVTPVQYSGLDFPLPGSSNSDTKVQLSGMLIESLLDNSDRPVVWAGMDNFTEAVAELWSLIPPSIRRKLGFAFVCDPSVGNKDGYSVLYCPIALASKWTIKLVTEGPLRSGALDPTTELYFLNPSVRFQINQSMDELGISINGFPELRRACACHNTLQNLESSTNLEATKLLRNLGVLSPQSKLGIDARTRVVNEICSRIKSGSLDAMKLVRNIDFAQLEASKMAKSAFFEGIQVCLEDSSSNIGTLAELVLEAVYHSDRDWAEGTISGFAKYSNVCSDVVAGRVWNLFSESPDLAVEAATLMPNIKQHDHVLAVTAPNNVTNDLGIQLCNIAKKQRLPELHAVGLAAHSSIRNAVQELQNSWSPSELRKSLKRLRARVDIDKFLQTVGQIENEQLSAVAAECCAENPQLLPIHFDANSSAWRRVICDIITLSPANPDSLNLIEVAIEDSIQLLLTDELDPAYQRALSKTRFSNIIDAKNRPKLWDKMDPVANPGFLKSTATAMIDRIHEGEIRADEVEPPLLGAIVHPDFRNRLLPSEGERALNKVVNAFDTLNQLGEQDFESWRSTYLARNQPVSNIDAIILGKFVRDRHWEGVASSLANDVNWYRRQDLRPAVSQFPDLLNWIQRYQFGGIAVRVSPDEWWHEVETTLTGLYSNGPRTSGIWERASGNPADLVSEGTATNQWRQCLHGLRNGSQSGELTIKSLLKASLSDYRNNTHLRMLDETIP comes from the coding sequence ATGAAAGTTGAATTTGCAGCATATGGCGACAAGAAGGGAGCACACGCGTTAAAGATTTCCTCGTTTCAGGCCTCTGTTGTTGAGAAAACCCTCCAGATAACTGACCTTGCGTGGGGTCTTCCCGATAGCCTCGGCTCCTCCCCAATGTATCGGGCACGTGCGATCGACGACTATTTTGTGTTAACGAAGACAATTCGTGACACGAATGCAAGCCGCCCGGGCATGGCCGCAACCACTGCCGCGTTCTTTCCTCTAGACGAAGTAATTCAGGTCCCTAGTTTTCGTAGCCTGTTAGACCTACTCCCAGATCCTTCTGTAACGCCCGTCCAGTACTCTGGTCTTGATTTCCCACTTCCCGGTTCATCAAATTCAGACACAAAAGTTCAATTATCTGGGATGCTAATTGAGTCGTTGCTCGACAATTCCGATCGCCCTGTCGTCTGGGCAGGAATGGACAATTTCACCGAAGCCGTAGCAGAATTATGGTCCCTTATCCCACCCTCTATCAGACGCAAACTAGGCTTCGCGTTTGTCTGCGATCCAAGCGTTGGCAACAAGGATGGCTACTCTGTGCTTTATTGCCCGATTGCACTGGCAAGCAAGTGGACCATTAAACTAGTCACTGAAGGCCCATTGCGATCTGGAGCATTGGACCCAACGACCGAACTCTACTTCCTTAATCCGTCGGTTCGATTTCAGATAAATCAATCCATGGATGAGTTGGGCATCTCGATCAATGGATTTCCTGAGCTCAGAAGAGCCTGTGCATGTCATAACACGCTTCAAAACCTGGAGTCGTCAACTAATCTAGAAGCGACAAAACTTCTTAGAAACCTAGGGGTTTTAAGTCCTCAATCAAAGCTCGGAATCGACGCGAGGACGCGAGTAGTAAACGAAATTTGCAGTCGCATAAAGTCAGGAAGCCTTGATGCGATGAAACTTGTTAGAAACATCGACTTTGCTCAACTCGAAGCCTCCAAAATGGCAAAAAGTGCCTTTTTCGAGGGCATCCAGGTTTGCCTCGAAGATAGCTCGTCGAATATCGGCACTCTAGCGGAACTCGTTCTAGAAGCGGTTTATCACTCGGACAGAGACTGGGCGGAAGGAACAATTTCTGGCTTCGCGAAGTATTCCAATGTCTGTTCCGATGTAGTTGCAGGTCGCGTCTGGAACCTATTTTCGGAAAGCCCCGATCTTGCAGTTGAGGCGGCAACACTGATGCCAAACATTAAGCAACACGATCACGTGTTGGCAGTGACCGCCCCAAATAATGTTACCAATGATTTGGGCATTCAATTATGCAATATAGCGAAGAAGCAGAGATTGCCTGAACTTCATGCTGTTGGTCTGGCGGCCCACTCATCTATTCGCAACGCAGTTCAAGAGCTTCAAAATAGCTGGAGTCCAAGTGAGTTGCGTAAATCTCTCAAACGCTTAAGGGCCAGAGTAGACATTGATAAATTCCTCCAAACTGTTGGGCAAATTGAGAACGAGCAGTTGTCCGCAGTCGCCGCTGAGTGCTGTGCTGAAAATCCACAGTTGTTGCCAATTCACTTTGACGCCAATTCTAGCGCTTGGCGTAGAGTCATCTGCGATATCATCACACTCTCGCCCGCCAATCCCGATTCCCTGAATCTGATTGAGGTCGCAATTGAAGATTCAATCCAGCTACTCTTGACAGACGAATTGGACCCTGCGTATCAGAGAGCGTTATCCAAGACAAGATTTTCCAACATCATAGATGCTAAGAATCGTCCGAAACTCTGGGACAAAATGGACCCTGTCGCAAATCCCGGTTTCCTCAAGTCAACGGCAACAGCAATGATTGACCGTATCCACGAAGGCGAGATTCGCGCCGACGAGGTTGAACCTCCACTACTCGGGGCAATCGTGCATCCAGATTTTCGAAATCGGCTGCTTCCAAGTGAGGGGGAAAGGGCCTTGAATAAGGTTGTAAATGCCTTCGACACGCTAAATCAGCTTGGCGAACAAGACTTTGAGAGTTGGCGATCGACTTACCTTGCCCGGAACCAGCCAGTTTCGAATATCGACGCGATCATACTCGGCAAGTTTGTTCGTGATCGACACTGGGAAGGTGTTGCGTCATCTCTCGCAAACGACGTCAATTGGTATAGACGGCAAGATCTTCGTCCCGCCGTAAGCCAATTTCCTGATCTGTTGAATTGGATCCAGCGATACCAATTTGGCGGAATTGCAGTTCGCGTCTCCCCAGACGAATGGTGGCATGAAGTGGAAACGACTCTAACGGGACTCTATTCAAATGGACCAAGAACTAGCGGTATTTGGGAGCGTGCAAGCGGGAATCCCGCTGACTTGGTGAGCGAAGGCACTGCCACCAATCAGTGGCGCCAGTGCCTCCATGGTTTAAGAAACGGTTCTCAGAGTGGTGAGCTAACCATCAAATCACTGCTTAAAGCTTCCTTGAGTGACTATCGAAACAACACTCATCTGCGAATGCTTGACGAAACAATTCCCTAA
- a CDS encoding trypsin-like serine peptidase, whose amino-acid sequence MYRVPNELVEIFASLIDDSKVIKYVADQAGLPLGMIDFGGPTKVVWQNVLKEARKQEMLESLISVASSEYPAANWKNIEQILQDTNEIRAISALGIADSDWQGKRSRIELEKITGKEPTFLPLHFLEMGQFRAKSVALVQLGQTAGTGFLISNNLLITNNHVISDEEDARKASVIFNYQHNLNGSLAATSTFSLKPELGFATSASHDWTAVRIDGDANKEWGEIPLMGCSVKEGDYVNIIQHPLAKPKVVALYHNVVVYSNEDRVQYLTDTLPGSSGSPVFQSDWTLVALHHAGGDLMNDGSVRNQGIAVQRLLKDLKATQLI is encoded by the coding sequence ATGTATCGAGTGCCGAATGAGTTGGTCGAAATTTTCGCGAGTCTTATTGATGACAGTAAAGTTATCAAGTACGTAGCGGACCAAGCTGGATTGCCTCTTGGGATGATCGATTTTGGTGGCCCTACGAAGGTTGTTTGGCAAAACGTACTGAAGGAGGCTCGCAAGCAGGAGATGTTGGAGTCGCTGATTAGCGTCGCGTCCAGTGAGTATCCAGCCGCAAATTGGAAAAACATTGAACAGATTCTGCAAGACACGAACGAAATTCGTGCAATCTCGGCACTTGGAATTGCTGATTCGGATTGGCAAGGAAAGCGAAGCCGAATTGAGCTTGAAAAGATTACCGGAAAAGAGCCAACGTTTCTGCCACTCCATTTCCTTGAAATGGGGCAATTTAGGGCTAAATCGGTAGCACTGGTTCAACTGGGCCAGACCGCGGGCACTGGTTTTTTGATAAGCAATAATCTGTTGATTACGAATAATCACGTAATCAGTGACGAGGAAGATGCTCGAAAAGCGTCGGTGATTTTTAATTACCAACATAATCTCAACGGTTCGTTGGCAGCGACATCGACGTTTTCTCTTAAACCTGAACTCGGATTTGCTACTTCAGCGTCGCACGATTGGACGGCGGTTCGAATCGATGGGGATGCGAATAAAGAGTGGGGTGAGATCCCATTGATGGGATGCAGCGTCAAAGAAGGTGACTACGTCAATATTATTCAACACCCATTGGCGAAACCCAAAGTAGTGGCTCTATATCACAACGTAGTTGTGTATTCAAACGAAGACAGGGTCCAATACCTGACAGACACATTGCCGGGCTCTTCCGGGTCGCCAGTTTTTCAATCAGACTGGACGCTGGTGGCGCTCCATCATGCGGGAGGAGATTTGATGAATGATGGAAGCGTCAGAAATCAGGGCATCGCGGTTCAGCGTTTACTAAAGGATTTAAAGGCAACACAACTCATTTAG